The stretch of DNA GAATAAAATTTTGGCAATGCCTGTGCTGAAATTACTGAGGCTATGTAGACATCTAAGGACCAATTTCTCTAACTTTGGAAACTCCATATTGTAAGTTGAAGTTCTGTCTTGTTCATTTTCATGAAAAAAGACCTTGTCCATCTTTTGGCAATCCCTAATATCTAGCTCTTCAAGCTGCAACAAGCTCTGAGCCACTGAATTcgaaaataaagattttaatTTTGACATTTATAAATGTACATGGATCTGAGATTGGAAAGGCGGAATTTTGGACTTGGTCCAGAGTAGAAATGCTTTAGTTCGATCAATTCTTCGAGATGCAGATATCTTAGTTCTCTGAAAGATTTCTCTGGTAGTTGGCCAATGCATATCTCGTTCATACAGGAAACCTTACGGAGATACAAGGTCTCCAGAATTGGAAAAACACCAAAGCTTTGTGTATTCCCATTCATTGTAGATACTAGGTGTTCCACCGTTTGACATTCCAGGATTCCCAGTTGCTTCAAGTGCTGAAAACCTTCTGAGCCCAATGCATGCACTATATTGCTCGAGCCATCTCCATTTAACCTCAAATCTTCAGTTCTCTTAAGCAAAGAGCTGATCCATTCCCCTAGATATGTATCTGTAGGAAGGCAGAAATCCATAACTCTGTTGAAAGAAAGTTCGTATTCGCGGGGAATATCAGCTGCTGATGATGGATAGTAACTTATCCACCGTTCAGAGATTGCCCTTATGGATATATCATACTCTTCAAGCTCAGAGGATAAGTTTATGTTTTCAGCTGTAATTTTTCGATTAGCTACCAAGATTCTTAGGATGGTCAGATTAGGTAACTTCTCTAACTCAAAGAGTCCTGCGCCCCATGCAGCAAACTCTTTTGTGACATACAGTTCTTCTAATTTAACCAGTCCTCCAATTGCCCCTTGTTCGATTTTTTGGAGATTCTCACAGTCTGCCAGATCTAACAGCCTTAGATTGGATAATTTTCCAAGTGCTGCTGGAAATATCTCTAATTCAGTACTTTGAAAGCACAGGATTTCTAGATTTATCAACTCTCCAATTATGGATAGATTTTCGAGCCCGCAACCACATAAATGCAATGCACgaagatttggaagcttttgaaTGGATGATGGTACTGCTGGAATGTCCGTACAGCGCAGGTCCAGCACATTGAGTTTTTCGAACTTCTCAAACTTATATATTCGTCCTATTTGATTCATAGATTCCCATAATAAGAAAACGAGATTAGGGAAGTTTATTTCGTCCGGAATAGTTGCGAAGTTTGAGAATAGAGAAATGTGAGTGCAGTGCTGGTACAAGGACCTTTGTGACCACACTCGTGTGCTACCATTATCAATCAGAAATCTAGGCTCATCCTTTGTTGCAATTGATATAGCAACATCACGAACAACATCATGCATCTTAACAAATCCCTCTTTGTGTCCATCTTGAAGTAAGAAACGGTCTTTTAGTAATTCTATCAATGCAAGCGTTCTCATTCTTCCTTCTCTTATGTTATTTATTCCTTTGAAGATGTCTAGCCCTATTCCATACCTTACCAAGTTCTCAATGCAAATATTAGAGTTTTCTCGGAATAAAGAACAGAGTAGAAAGAGATCTTTGGCGTCATTACCTTCTAGTGCCAAGTAACTAAGCTCCAACGGCCGGTACACATCATTTAGCACTTCTAGAATATTTGTTGGGGTCGAATTCCTCAACTGTACAAGAGCATTCTCCCATGTAGGATGGCTCTTCTGTTTCAGTGCCCTGGCGACAGATGCAAGGGCAACAGGCAAGCCTTTGCATTCATTTGCAACGTCTTTTGCTATTGCATATAGATTGGTACAGTCGCTGGCCGATATACCAGCTTCCTCAGAGAAAAGAATCCATGCTTCCTCCCTAGATAAGACTTGCAGCTCTAAAGTCTTCTGAGCTCCCATTTTAACACAGACATCTCGTGCTCGAGATGTTAACAAAATTTTGCAATTAATATGGGATAATTCAAGTGGAATTCCTAACTCATTTAGATCAAGGCTTTTCCAAATATCATCTAGTATGACAAGGATTCTTTTTATACCCAATATTCTTTTGCGTAGTAAAGTTCCTCTGATCGACTCATCCTCTGCTTCTAATTCGAAATCTAACAATTCCGcaatctgattttgaatcctttttttATCTGGATGCTGAGTTACCACTGCCATGACTATCACATcaaacattttcttttctttcactAATTTTCCAATTCTTCTTACCATTGTGGTCTTTCCAACCCCTCCCATGCCACATAACCCGACAATTTTGACATCTCTATCCTGTAAAGTGGCTATAATTTTTTCCTCCACAGATTTTCTGGTTAGAAACCTGTTGTCGGACTCAATGGGCGGAGATTCCGTCTCCGCAACTTCTGTGTTTTCAGTATCTAACTCAACTGGAGGATCAGAGAATAGCATCTCCCCAAATGGAACACGGTAAGATACTCGTTCAAATTTgccttcttgttgaagttgaaTGGCTTTTTTGATGATCTTTTTGCTTCTCTTGCTTAGCTGATAACGCGATTTCATACCCGTTAACCCTCTATGGATACAAACTTCTGAAACATTTGCCGCGTCTGAATGAAGGTAATGTCTTTCGTTCTTGATATTTTCAACCTCTCTTAGCCAGTTTTCCACAACAGGCCCAATTCTTTCTAAATTCCTCCGGGCCTCATCAACCTGCAGCTGAACCCCGACTTCCGTGCGTAGCAGCTTGTCAACTTCACATTGCAGGTCCTTGATGTTGTTGCCGTAGCAACACATGTAGTTGAATTGGCGCTTGATTGGGGGCACCAAGTACTCTCCTAATTTTGCTACGACGCTGAGAATACCACCAAGAATCATTAAAAATGCAGCCATTTGTTACTCCTCTTTCTGCTTTTTTCCCCTTTTTCGATTGCTTCGAAAATAAGAGACGACTTTACAGGTGAAAGAAACACAAAACAATGCAATCGCGGGGCGGAGTTAAACCGAACCAGCAATTTTACTAAtaaaaagaagaagagaaaatCAGAGAGCAGTATGTATGCTAATGTGATTTAGATGCAAAGAAATGACTTTCTTGATGATTCTGTAAAATAGTGATTCAAGAATGAACTTGATGGAGTTTACTTTTCGTTAGAGACCATAAAAGTCTTCCATTTTGTTAACCAGAAAGACACCCTGTAACTAGCTGGGGTTTGAaggggtttttttaaaaatattataattaaaaaaaatcattgtaAAAATGTgtcaaaatttgaacttttgtAAAACTATAACAATTGAAGGGATTCAtatattttactttttttttaaaataaaaaaggaaaaaagaaagtGGAGTAGGAGCACGGatttttttcagaaaaaaaaaaaaaacagagatcGGCGATGGTtgtctaaaaccgtcgctattagcaacggtgcatacaaccgtcgctattcgCGACGGTTTAtccaaaaatcgtcgctaagGCAAATCCGTGAAAACCTGTCACGGATTCTAAGAATTACGTCCGTGTCACTTTctttctttaattaaaaattcaagTATTCTTTCCATCATCGTCGAAAATAATTGTTCCTCATATTCATTCTCGCAActcatttctttcatttgatttataactattgtaattattgtagatataatattatatcaagtaaatataattattgtaattgttgtagatataatattatatcacgtaaattaattacaatattaaaaatatactaTTTAACTAAATTATACTTAATCATATAATGTTAgtgaataaaattataattacattaatataatataaataatacaaacaaaatattaaaaaaattaattaaattatcttCTCAGACGTAATTATACGGAATTTGTAATAATATCAAGTGACGATGCTAATATCTGAAATAAATGAcaagtattaaaaaaaattacacaaaaaaattacttcttaatatataattataatattatcaacGAAATAAAATATAACTTTTCGTATCTCTTCAAATAAAATGGACGATAaaatcaaaaaataatattaatatatgatcgAAGTAGAAAAGATGGATTTTGCacatataaatcaaatgaaagaaatgagTTGCGAGAATGAATATGAGGAACAATTATTTTCGACGATGATGGAAAGAATACTTGcatttttaattaaagaaagAAAGTGACACGGACGTaatctatactattatattaagttTGAGGGCCTTAGAATAACTAGACagtaaaatacttaatttcataattacccTTCTTACTCTACTAAAAAACCTTTTCAAGTCaccccatattttaaatataaaaaaatcaaaacaaacttcccttttaaatcgaacaacttttctaaatcgaaaataatttcatgttaattatttagtattatttaatcaaattaaaaataataatagcacATGCAATGTATGTGCATCGTTTACTAGTTCTTAGAATCTGTGACAGGATTTCACGGATTTgctttagcgacgatttttggaTAAACTGTCgcgaatagcgacggttttacacaaccgtcgccgatctctgttttttttttctaaaaaaaatccgTGCTCCTACTCCactttcttttttcctttttaattttttaaaaaaaagtaaaatataTGAATCCGGGACAGTAAGTCCCGGATTGTTATAGTTTTacaaaagttcaaattttgccTCATTTTtacaatgatttttttaaattataatatttttaaaaaaaaaccccgGGATTTGAAACTCAACATTTAATATTCAAATCTCGTTCATTATTTAATTCGTtagtaaaatgattttattttttgtttattagTTAATTCAATCGATATTTGAAACGATGATAGGACAGTGATTTAATTCACGTCGGGTAGAAGATTATGATGTCAAATCCAGCCCATCTTATTATCATTTATAGATTATTTGAAACGAAGATGAAGACTAAAATGGAGATTTAATGTCCATGAAATCGGGATAAgaattttcaaatcaaataaataaaataagattattaaatgaagaatcatatatatatatatatatatatatatatatatatatatatatatatatatatatatatatatatatatatatatatatataaaagaggACTGTGATGTTGGTTGACATTCTTTTGTAAATTTTACGCAAATATCAGGGGAATGGTTCTGTCAAGTCAAATgatgaaatgttattttgtaCAAAATTACCATAGAATCAACTCAAAAGTCGAAAAACTTAAATTTCATTTTCCTACCATGAAATATGTTTACGTTCTTTCCTGGCATTCCAAAGGAGTTGGATCATATTTTTTATGGAACACTGGAAAATACacttttactttcttttttgttATCTCCAAGCCAGATTGGTGATACCTTGGGGAGGTCCGGGTCATGGGTATCAGGTGATCTAGGGTCATGGATCAAGTTATGAGAAGTTTTGGACCAGTCTGACGAACAGCCGGGCAAATATATGCTCGAGACACATAATCTTTCCAGACTACCAGAAGCCCAGAAGCTCTCGGGTGATGGCTTTCTACCCGggttgtcacgccccgaaactcgggattgacaccggcgtcgtttaacaatcacacaattgaaaacaacaagcctttcgtagcacagtataaaccgaaaccagtttatatatcataatctcaatgaAATAACAATTGTCTTTACAATAACGAAATCCAACTAAATAGTAAATAATGCGGAAACGTCTTACAATTCTTTAAATCAGAGAATTCGAAATAAAGCCTACTACTAATCTGGCAATTCACCAACCCCAAAATTTCTCGGACTCTTCGGATTTATCTGGGAGTGGAGAGTAAGGGGGATGAGTATTTTgagaatactcagtaaatgggggactTTGAACACAACATAACAATTTTATAACATTTTCGAAACATATCATAAACGTACAGCATGCTTTTTATAATCGTAACGTAAATACCATAACGTaataacactgcgatttttcaccttttacggtttactgacgtcaatccctaagttttaatcctctaagggggcgagacCATAAAATAGTTCTATCCCACTgttaagggccatatgttggaatttcacccattttcagggaatcctCACAGTATCAACACATACACGTATCAAATTTCGTAAAAACTTGTAGACGGGAGACGGAGCTCGACCGAATCTTTAAAAAAACGGAACAtgaaaaaaaccgaaatttttcaTAGGCATGAAACCGAAATTTAGGAATTTAAAACAAGCACACTTACAGTGTTTGAATGCTAGAAAAACGAAGATGCTTGGATTCGGGATTTAGGTTGCTTCTTGTGCTTGCTCGGACAGTGCTTCGGCTTGATTCTAGCCTAGCTTCCGGACGATATTTGGGCAGAATTTTGGCTTAGGGGGAGTTGCTGAATTCGAGATTTTCAGCAAGGGGAATTCGAGATATAGGTGTGCAAAGAATGATGGGGTGAtggggtatttataggtgaggAGGGTTGAGCTAAATATGGTAGATCAATCATCCCTAAAATTGCTTCAAATCTCTCAATTTTGACTCTAATATTTCttgcaaattttcgaaaattatgatGCTTAATTCCCTTATGCTTGGCTCGAAATATTGAGATGCTAAACCAAGGGATTTTCGAACCAAAATGATGACACAGTTCCTAATTTACCTTGCAACTTCCATGCCTTCATGCATTATAATACTTAGGCCATCTCCAACCCAAAACTCTATTTTAAAGCAACTCTACTCTAAAATAGTGCAGTTTCTGCAccaaatacaatattcatctccaacccatctacttcaaatcttactctaaaaaagaatattttcggaatattcttttttattttatttatttcatttttttataagttattaaatatatatttttaaatttagtgatataattataattacattttatattgaatatatttaataatatattttaaataaatgtgataatattacaaaaatgattaatttaattatttaaataaattattgaaaTCTATATTATACGAATTGAAATAGAAATAATTTCAATTGGTGAAATAAACTTAATACATgacattaaattaaataacatattaCAAATACAACTTCAAATATTTGAACGACCATATTAATCCCATAAATGATCAATTAAAGCATTTCGTAATGCATAATGAGCATCtttgtcttttatttttttatatcgaGCGAGAAATTCTCGAAATCTGATATGCTCATTGACAACCATTTCTACCATTGGAGTCGGTGCTTCCTTAGCATCTTCAATCGGTGCACTAAGATCACGTTCATCTTCTATTATCATATTGTGCATTATAATACATGCTTTCAttatatcattcaaatgatttttcttcCAACCACGTGCTGGAGATGCCACAATCGCAAATCGTGATTGAAGAACGCCAAATGCACGCTCCACATCTTTCCTGCATGACTCTTGTTTCATCGCAAAATACTGCTTCTTCGGACCACGCGGATCATGGATAGTTTGCACAATAGTTGACCATTTCGGATAAATACTATCAGCTAAATAATATCCAGTGTCATATTCTTTTGATCCAATAGTATAATGAGCTGGAGGAGCAATTCCTTGTGCAAGATTGGAAAATAGACTGGAAGACTCTAAAACATTTATATCATTATTGGTTCCAGGCATACCAAAATATGCATGCCATATCCAAAGATCATAATCAGCTATCGCTTCTAAAATGATTGTTGGAGAACCACTACGACCTGCATATTGTCTTGCCCAAGCCGTGGGGCAATTTTTCCACCTCCAGTGCATACAGTCGAGACTTCCCAACATTCCAGGAAAACCTCGTTGTTTGCCAATATAGAGAAGTCTGGCAACATCGTTGGCAGTAGGTGATCTCAAGTACTGCTCCGCAAAAACTTCCACTATAGCTCGACAAAAGCGTTGCATACACTGAATTGCTGTAGATTATCCTATTTGAATGtattcactacaagaaaaacgcccAACAACAAcgcacctacgacaacggtttttttgaaaaaccgttgtcgtatagtttttaacaacggttttagtgaaaaccgttgtcgtatgtgtgtTTTGACAACGGTTTTGTAAAAAGCGTTGTCTTTTATGgtgtcaacgacaacggttttctaaaaactgttgtctttcagCGTTTTTTTagggcaaaagacaacggttctatgaaccgttgtcttttgccgtgtttttttttggacaatcgacaacagtttcttaaaaatcgttgtcttagatatgtctacgacaacggttttaaaaccgttgtctatgagcgtgttttttttgggatacgacaacggtttttaaaaaccgttgtctaagagcgtgttttttttgggatacgacaacggttttaaaaactgttgtgtATGAGCGTGTTTTTTTCGACATaccacaacggttttataaaaaccgttgtggattggtgttttattttttgacaaacgacaacggtttaatAACCGTTGTCGATTGACGGTTTTTTTTATAGAAACGACAACGTTTTTAGTGAACCGTTGTAGATTAGCGGTTTTTTTTAGAAACCACAACGGTTGTAGTTAACTGTTGTTAAATAGGCGACggtttagcgacagtttaaacaaacaaccgtcgctattagcgacggatttactAAAACCGTCACAAAGTTTAATGTAGAGACGAATTTTAAACCGTCGTTAAttgtagatcggcgacggttttataaaatccgtcgccgatttaaaatagCGACAGgtttttgaaaaccgtcgccgattcaaaactagcgacggtttttggtcATTATTCTATTTTTAACTTTTTTAACAGTTCTTGAGTGTCTTTTATCCGTTGTtgtttagcatttttcttgtagtgactttttcataaaaccaatgaatacttggttaaaaatttcctcaagtattaaaaaatcattttctgaaCATTGAATCGATGGTAAGATTTTATGTCTGTTCTTTATGGAATTCGGAATTCCATGGATATGGAGGTTACAACCAGAATTTCCTTGCTTATGGAGGGTTAGTTCACAAAATTTTGGGACAAATTATTAAGAGAAGACCCTGATACAGGAAAGCTCTATGGCTCCGAAATTCTTCAACATATGGAAGATGATTGAAGTTTACATTGAAAAACTGAAGAAAGATCTTTATAAGAACATTGCATGTTCTGACtccaaatcagataaatatATGGTATccgaatcaagtgaaaaccaattTATCCATCTAATGCAGATGCAAAATGCTCAAGACCCAAAGGAAGATATTCCTTCCCATATTagtgatattttttaaaattatataaattcattaaaagaaaatattaaagatgaTTAGGATATTCATCTTTAATAAAGTTGGTGGAATATCACTATATAGACTTTTTGACTTTTGTAACCATGTTACTATTTTCTTTTATAAAGCATtgtattgtttatatttttagttgGAATCCTGTGTTTGATGTCTGGCTCTTCCATCTCTTTATAGGCTGTATTGTGTTTTTAGAAGAATACGCTAAAGTTTGCTCCCCTCTATTTCCTCTCTGTAAACAACCCTTCTTACGAATTAAATAAAAGCTTCAAGTTTTGAATACAACtttgtaagttttttttatttattttgtttttatttacagttttatttttatatatcaaGAGAATAGCCTGAATGACGAGCTAAAATACTTGTGTTAAATCATAaccttactatgacatgatctatatttatttgtaacttggagaacaattgagataataataaatttatttgaatttgagaatttaatgtaatataaggGTTCTTGGTTAAAACATAAGGTAAAAAGATGAACCGGAAAATAGTAACATAGTCACGGATTTAACGtggtaaatattttgttttcgattgttatttttggtttaattattattatatatattataaattaaaagaaatttaatacaaaaattttatctaatgaaaaaaattattaaagacAACAATTTTGGAttctcactacaagaaaaatggtaAAAGACATTTGTATAAGCGTGTTTTTGAAACATTCGACAactatttagcgacagttttttctttaaccgtcgctaaacgtagcgacggttttacttaaaccgtcgccgatttttaattttgcgacggttttacctacaccgtcgctacatttagcgacggttaaaaaaACCCGTCGCATGTTTAAGAATAACGACAGATTTGACAAACCCGTTGCTAAATTTGGCGACAGttaaataaaaaccgtcgcaaaatttagcgacagtttagatCAAACTGTCGCCGATGTataattttgcgacggtttaactAAAACCGttgccattttcaaaaaaattcgttttctttcaccactctctataaatacatgcaaatttACTTCAATTTATTCCACTccacttcacaacaattaaaatttttctcacttacacgattttacaacttcacaacacttaaatttttgtctcttcacgattttacaacttcacaacacttaaaatttttatctcttacacgatttaccactttacaacacttaaaatttttatctcttacacgatttttttaccacttcaaaacgattaaaatttttatctcttacacgattttatcatttcacgacttttaaattttttatctcttacacgattgtatgaattgaaaacacagatttattaaattcttaatttttttttattttacctaaaatattagcgacggaatttataaaccgtcgctaaatagagACAGTTTTGCACAttaataccgtcgctaaatgtagcgacggtaaaaagtaaaccgttgctaaatttagcgacgggattttaaaccgtcgctaattagcgacgggtgTTATATAGAGACCGTCGCAAAtataatttgcgacggttttgaaaaccgtcgcaaattgtagctaCGACAACAATCAAAAATTGTTGTCTTTGAGCGGGCATTTAATAACACTGACattaacaacagttttaaaatagctacgacaacggtttaaaacccttgcaaaaccgttgtcgttgctaGAAATTACAACGGTTCAACAACatcctcagttacaacagttttaaatggcctacgacaacggattttatccgctGTCGTTtggcgtttttgttgtagtgattcATCAGTAGCATCCGTAGGTAAACCATATGCTAGCATTCTCAATGACGCAGTTGTTTTTTGATTAGTCAATAGCCCGAGCCGTCCCAAACTATCACTTCTTTGTATGAAATAAGCATCGTGATTCTTGACGACACCTACTATCCGTAGGAAAAGATTTCGAGATATTCGAAATCTTCGTCGGAACATTGCTTCATTATAGACTTGATTCTCAGAAAAATAGTCGTTAAACAACTTTTGATCAGCAATTTCACGCTCGCGTCGGATGACTATGTGACCTGGAATTGACCCTCCGTGTGCGACTTCTTGTTCTTGTTGGATGATGTAGGCAGCAACCAAATCTTGTTCTCGAGCTATAGTTGATAGTATTGCTCTTCTTctattttcaaagttttcaaCAAATTGAATATCATCTTCATTAACTGACAATGAAGATGAGCTAGATGAGTTTGCATCAAATAGAGAATACggattcatttttaatttagaaTGAAGGTAAAATCTGTATGAAAGTATGAAACTATAGTTACATTATATAGATGTTTTGTAGATGCATTGTGGATTGGTAGATGAGTCTGGACCGGTAGCTGAGTTTGGACCGGTAGCTGAGTTTTGATGGGTAGTTATGTTTTGACTGGTAGATGGGTTTGGACTGGTAGCTGAGTTTGGACCGGTAGGTGAATATGGACTGGTAGATACGTTTTTCTGGTAGATGAGTTTTGACTGATAGGTGAATTTGGACTGGTAGATGGGTTTGGACCGGTAGATGAGTTTGGACTGGTAGATGAGTTTTGACTGGTAGGTGAATTTGGACTGGTAGATGAGTTTTGACTGGTGGATGGGTTTGGACCGGTAGATGAGTTTGGACTGGTAGATGAGTTTTAACTGGTAGGTGAATTTGGACTGGTAGATGGGTTTTGACTGGTGGATGGGTTTGGACCGGTAGATGAGTTTGGACTGGTAGATGAGTTTTGACTGGTAGGTGAATTTGGACTGGTAGATATGTTTTGATTGGTAGATGCGTTTTTGACTGGTTGGTGACATTCCTACTATAAATAAACTTCTTGTTGGTtgattaaatcataaacattacaATCTACAAAAAGAAAATCTCATTGCTCAAAGAATTTCATGGACTCCATTTTTCGATCAACTAATTACGCTATTGAAGAAGATAAACTCTTGTGTCATGTTTATCTTGACGTTTCGCAAAATCCTATCATCGGTATAAACCAATCCAAAGAACGATTTTGGAGTCGGATTGAAGAAGCTTTCAATGCTGGCAAATCGAATAACATGCAAGCACGCAATATCAGATCATTGCAATGTCGCATGCAAGTTATCATCCGTGCTGTTAGAAAGTTATGTGGATGTGTTAGTATAATTGAAAAGCTGAAGCCGAGTGGCGTATCTGAAGAAGATATtgtaaatatttattattatatttacatGAATACTCTAAGTCTATTTTTTATACGAGTAACATATTTCTGTGCAGTTGAACATGGCAAAGGATTTAATGGTGCAAGATAAAAATTTCACTAAAGGATTCAAGTTTGATCATGTTTGGCCTATAATGAAAGATATGGAGAAATTTTCGGCCAACGTCAGTGCACCGATACCAGTATCCAAACAACATGTCACAAATTTGGATTCATCACAATCGGATACTCAAGAACCAGAATCTCTCATATCAGGTTCCCCTGTAGTGAAttcattttcaattaatttaatcaGTGATGAAAATGCAGGTGGAACTCCATCTCAACGACCTCTTGGAGTGAAAAAATccaaattaaagaaaaaaagagaagaaa from Primulina eburnea isolate SZY01 unplaced genomic scaffold, ASM2296580v1 ctg312_ERROPOS121453, whole genome shotgun sequence encodes:
- the LOC140820940 gene encoding LOW QUALITY PROTEIN: probable disease resistance protein At4g27220 (The sequence of the model RefSeq protein was modified relative to this genomic sequence to represent the inferred CDS: deleted 2 bases in 1 codon; substituted 1 base at 1 genomic stop codon), which codes for MAAFLMILGGILSVVAKLGEYLVPPIKRQFNYMCCYGNNIKDLQCEVDKLLRTEVGVQLQVDEARRNLERIGPVVENWLREVENIKNERHYLHSDAANVSEVCIHRGLTGMKSRYQLSKRSKKIIKKAIQLQQEGKFERVSYRVPFGEMLFSDPPVELDTENTEVAETESPPIESDNRFLTRKSVEEKIIATLQDRDVKIVGLCGMGGVGKTTMVRRIGKLVKEKKMFDVIVMAVVTQHPDKKRIQNQIAELLDFELEAEDESIRGTLLRKRILGIKRILVILDDIWKSLDLNELGIPLELSHINCKILLTSRARDVCVKMGAQKTLELQVLSREEAWILFSEEAGISASDCTNLYAIAKDVANECKGLPVALASVARALKQKSHPTWENALVQLRNSTPTNILEVLNDVYRPLELSYLALEGNDAKDLFLLCSLFRENSNICIENLVRYGIGLDIFKGINNIREGRMRTLALIELLKDRFLLQDGHKEGFVKMHDVVRDVAISIATKDEPRFLIDNGSTRVWSQRSLYQHCTHISLFSNFATIPDEINFPNLVFLLWESMNQIGRIYKFEKFEKLNVLDLRCTDIPAVPSSIQKLPNLRALHLCGCGLENLSIIGELINLEILCFQSTELEIFPAALGKLSNLRLLDLADCENLQKIEQGAIGGLVKLEELYVTKEFAAWGAGLFELEKLPNLTILRILVANRKITAENINLSSELEEYDISIRAISERWISYYPSSAADIPREYELSFNRVMDFCLPTDTYLGEWISSLLKRTEDLRLNGDGSSNIVHALGSEGFQHLKQLGILECQTVEHLVSTMNGNTQSFGVFPILETLYLRKVSCMNEICIGQLPEKSFRELRYLHLEELIELKHFYSGPSPKFRLSNLRSMYIYKCQNXSLFSNSVAQSLLQLEELDIRDCQKMDKVFFHENEQDRTSTYNMEFPKLEKLVLRCLHSLSNFSTGIAKILFPRLRVLKMEDLPRFKGFCTANRNFISRTGDDMDSQILFSEMVDCPRIKTLSLRRIGGVSKVFCHQLPSCFLQELEFLEVDACSGLNTIFSHSMTQGPVKLKELRIRNCRELTEVVENQNEAQQNANTSPLSSSNTTCIFHQLEYLKVDMCDRLGTLFTPSIARDLVKLKELRLTNCKELEEVIEKEENQLQVNKNSNPFPQLRHLLLSNLPKLKMFWKTAHDFEIPSLRDVIVDPNSPIMESLAKIAKNAKQIITYEKTCKQCVEEQASQIGGAVNTSSQTSQSQNTQYASCQSHICNHEEEPPKLLLPPDCNYEEEQPSGESDFDSDFEIGIERDEIFDKEEEAAERRRTTWWQHLKTKYLTKKKKLQGGEEKQAAAS